The sequence ATGCTAGTGTGAATTTCTGGTATTTCAAAAATGCCAGAATTTCTCAAATACACTCACCTCTAAACATCTGTAAAGTGTTCTCATTTCATACTGAACTCTGTGCTTCTTGTAAATATGCACTGATTGGAGAAGAGTAAATCGCTCTATTTTCCTTGGAGGTTCGTGTCTGAAATTAATGGACAAAACAAAACCTGAGTCACTATGATAACAAAGCATAATTCCATAATTTTGTAGGTCAGACTCACACTCAATTATAGGCATTAACTATCATTTACAGACTTCCATTTGCCAAAACTGTCATCTGGAACAACAACTGCTATCATAAAACTCAGGCCAAAATAAACACTGCAGACAGCAATAGAAATTTTTTCCCACAGGCTCAAAAATAAGCCCTGGCATGTCAagtgtgcatgcatacacacacacctgctgCTTTTACACCCTTTAGTCTTTTATTGACCAAATATATGAATTGTGAAGAGTAGCACCAGTGTGGTGGAAATAGTTGTAACACCTGCTATATGTCTGTTGTTTTAGGAAAATCTACAGAtaaatcaaaataacaaaactaTAGTCTGTTTTGGGAAACTGTGGCCTTCTGTTTTTGTCAGGAGGCCAGACTGCCAAAGCCCCAGATGGGGCCTCGTTCAACAGCAGAAGGAGCAGATGACAAGACAAAGGAGACAGTTATGCTTGACCCTGCAGTGACTCCAAGGCTTACCTTCTTCAAGCAAGAAATTACTGGGTAAGTGGTGTTTCTTAGGGAAGATTTGAAATGACGGATGTATTAGCCAAAAATCATCACATCCAAAGGGTCTAAAACGATTGTTCACTCACCTACTCTACCTCCCTGCTCCATGGAGATCCCAGAAACATGGCAGGAAGGCATGATCCTGATTAGGATAACATATGACAGGCTTAAACTCTACCCACCAAGAGTTTCTATCCCACTTTAAGAGCTCagactgggccaggtgcggtggctcacgcctgtaatcccagcactttgggaagccgaggcgggcaattcacctgagctcaggagttcgagaccagcctgggcaacacagtgaaaccccgtctctactaaaatacaaaaaattagccaggcgtggtggcgtgcgcctgtagtcccagctactcgggaggctgagaactgcttgaacccaggaggcagaggttgcagtgagctgaggttgtgccactgtactccagcctgggcagcagagcgagactctgtctcaaagaaaaaaaagagttcagaCATTCCTGGGATGAGCACTATTTTCCTGGTTGATCATATTATAGCAGCAAACAGGTCGGGTCAGGAAAGGCCATACTCACACTTTAATAGAGATACCAAGTTCTTTAGCAGCAAGCACAGCAAAATATTCATAACTGTCCAATACAGCCTTATCGTGACCTTTCACTAAAACCGACAGGCGCTTATATAATATGTCTGGTTCATCAGAGATTGTTAtctaaaatccaaaagaaaattttcagttttagTTCCTCTTATATTTATAACTagcaaatttaaaacattagcctCAACTGAACAACTTCAGAGTTTACTAATAAATGAGGAGAAAAACACTGAGTGACGGCAGTGTTAGCTGAAGTGTCTAGATACTTTCATGTTCAGATCTGGACAATGAGCCTCAGAATCTGTTAAAATACAGTGTAAATCAAAAGAATTTTCAAGGCAACCCATAAAATTACTAAAGGAAGTTTccaacttaaaataattattcagcTTCAAATTCACAATGAAAAAGGACTTCAGGGTCTGCTAATAAAAAGAGCCTGGTCAGAAGACTTGGACTGAGAATTAAACTCTGCTAATGGTAGCTGAATGACAACGGACAAATCATAACATCTCACTGCACATTAGTTTCCTCACATATGAAAGAGGGTAAACCGATGCTATTGCTCATAGtatttctctaagaaaaaaataagaaatcacagATTAAAGTGCttattaattataaaacattattataCAAAGCCAAGTTAgttctattcatattttttattaggTTTTATTCACATACGTTTTGCCTGCCCTAATAAACAAATTACTCATTTCTAATTTAAATGATATGACACTAGCTATACCTATAACTTCAACCTCTTCCACCCTAATACCTAAAGACCTTAGAAATAATGGGTTTGACATTTCTGACTTTCTTCCAAGAGGTGAATtaccttcatttcattcatccatTAAACCAGTAAATTATACTACTAATCCAATGATTCAGAGTTAAATCACTTCACTCCTGAAAGATTTACTTACTAGCCAGAAAGCTAGATATCCACTCTCAGTTACTCCAAAAAGGGTTGTTGGACGAACAGAATATACTGATAGCCTGTGTCCTAAGTTGAGGGATGAGAAGGGGGAATATAGCCTTAAGATGTGTTCTGACTGATCCCTACAGGGTGTTAAAAGATACTTTGAATTTGTTAGGATCAGAAGATTTCACAAGAAAATCCGGATTTCGGTTTAGCTTGGAAGATTTAGACAGGCTGGCATCACTAGGTCTGATTTCCTACAGGGCAACAAGTGGCTAGAATAAGTAGCTGCTGTCTTGCTTATAAAGACAGTGGCACACCATGCCAATTCTGCCACCTTTTCTTATAGGCCTGGCTCCTGCAGGCATGTGAGTTGCAGACTGGCGCTTAAATGTACTATCATAGAAATACATCCagtactggccaggtgtggtggctcatgcctgtaatcccagcactttgggaggctgaggcaggcagatcacttgaggccaggaatttgagaccagcctggccaacatgggaaaaccccatttctactaaaaatacaaaaattagccaggcatggtggtgtgtgcctgtaatccaagctagtcgggaggctaaggcatgagaactacttgaacccaggaggctgaggtgaggtgagccgagatcatgccactgcactccagcctgggtgacagagcgagactctgtctcaaaataaataaataaatatccaataTCTATTAAGAGAAAggttagaaaagaaagagcagtAAACTAGACATGTGCACAGACAAAGTGAGTACCTACAGACAAATGTCTAGAACTGTAATCCCAAACTGTTAAAGGGGGTTATTTTTGAGGGGTGGAAacagaaggatttttaaaaattacaagtaACACAAAAAACTGGATTGGTGAAATCATAGCTTCTACAGGGTTACCAAGTTCCTTCTAGATGTTTATTATTTGTGCTAACGCATTTTCTCACTGTGAACAATAAAGCACTGTCCAGGCCCACGCTCAATACacagaatgaaaacaaagacttGAAGGCTACAAGAAAAATACTTTTCCATAACATAACATCAAGTATTCTACATCACAAATTCTGACAACTCTTCCATTATGCCAAGCTAAAAGTAAGAGACTACTAATTAACACAGTTATTTGAGGGTAAATAATTTATTCCTTTAGAACTTACTTTGATACCCTGAAGATAATACAATCCAGGGAGTTAAGAGAATATATGCATTGTGCATTTGCCAGTATTCTAGGacaaaatttttttattcatagagtgtttggggaaaaaaaaaaacccaatgaaATAATAAGGAAAACCTATTGCTAAGGTAGCTCCTTATACCAAGAAACAGGGAGTACGTACCACAGGTTTGGTCAAATCCTTTGGAACATCAACATGTAGGTTTGAAAACTGTACCCACTTCATATTGGTACTGCTATGtgtgggaaaaaaagagaaatctaagtAAAATAGCACAAGAACCTATTTTGTTCAATTTAGCACATCCAATTGTATACTTACAGAAGAAAGCCACCATTTTTGGCTGTATTGCCCTTAGAAGTGTTTACAGAAAAATTCCCCAatccctaaagaaaaaaaaagtaggacaTGTGTTAGAATTAAAGTCAACTACCAAACCATTCATAATTTCCACTAACAACTAATAGGTTACTTCATTATTTCAGATGAAGATACTGGGGTAACTAAAATGGCCAAATTAGATTAAGAAAAAAGGAGGACAGTGGTAGAGTTGATGATAAAAAAAGCAGTCTCAAAATACTAGAGAATCTCTATTTTAAAGATTAAGaataaaaactttttcaaaaaaacaattctcacattttaaaaaagctaTGGATTATGTGgacatcaagaaaaaaatgtgactttattttcccattattttttacaaattaattGTACTTcagtataatatttattttgcctgaatatttttaagtaataaaatatattgtttttataatttgttaAGAGTTGGAATAAAAATTCTGAAGTATCCCTCTTTTGATGCTTTCATACATCTTTTAAAGCATACATATTTCTTAGCTTGGCTGGGATAACTAGCTTATAATGAACTGAAATATGTGCTGTGACTTATACCCATCATTAACTACTGTGCCACATGCTACAATGAACCCACATTTCCAAATCCTTTACCGTCAGCTCCCCCTGGTGGAACAAGACTTTCCAGTTTTAGGAAACAAACGATACTACTACATATAACAGCTGTTTTTTCCTTTAAACTTTTCTGAGATTTTGAAGTGTAACCTGAGAAAGTGGAAACACAATAGGATCCTTAAAAACACAATGAAGAtgaaaataaggccaggtgccgtggctcacacctgtaatcccagcactttgggaggccaaggtgggtggatcacttgcggtcaggagttccagagcagcctggccaacatggcgaaaccctgtctctactaaaaatacaaaaattagccaggcatggtggcagcgcGGTTGtgatcctagttacttgggaggctgaggcaggagaatcgcttgaacccaggaggcggaggttgcagtgagctgagatcgtgccactgcactccaggctgggtgacagagcgagactccctctcaaaaaaaaaaaaaaataaaataaaataagtttagcATAAGTGAAGTTTCATTAATACAATGATGGTCACCtaagtatgtttttgtttgttttttcagggcttttttgagacagggtctcactctgttatccaggctggagtgcagttgcatgatcatgGCCTggacttcccaggttcaggtggtcctcccacctcagtctcccagatagttgggactacaggcacgggccaccaggcccagctaatattttgtacttttgtagagatggggtttcaccatatttcccaggctggtcttgaactcgtgggctcaagcgatcctccagcctcagtgtcccaaagtgctgggatttcaggagtgAACCACCACCTAGCCACGTTTTAAAAGCCTATTCTTAGCTTATTGTCCTTCCTCTCCTTACCCAAGATAGAGACAAATCATAACTCTATAATCTTCTTTGCACcaaaggggaaaaggaaaaaggaaatcagGTACAATACAAAGCAGTAAGAGGTATGTGCCATTCTTCAGACAAAATTGCATAGAAAATTCCCTTCCAACAATTATACCAGTGACCCCACAATTGAGTTGTGCAAGAGGAGCAAGAATATTACACTTCTCAGTCACATTCTCCCACTATAaacccctgctttttcttttcttttttttttttttttgaaacagagtcttgctctgtcgcccaggctggagtacagtggagcattctcggctcactgaaacctccaccttctgggttcaagcgattctcctgccttagcctcctgagtagctgggattacaagggcccaccgccacactcagctaatttttgtatttttagtagagacggggtttcgccatgttagccaggatggtcttgatctcctgatctcgtgatctgcccaccttggcctcccaaagtgtagggattacaggcgtgagccaccgcgcccgaccaagaagtttttaaattgcattttttctttgtatttcttgagcgagagagagagagggggagagagagagagagagagtgcgtgtgcgtgtgcgtgtgtgttgggggagtggTGGTTTGGAAGGGAGGGCTGTCTGGGTAAATTTGTCTTAATAAAGCAGTTCAAAAATTTCAATCTCTAATACCATCTGACTTTTCTCAAGAACAGTGGttttcaggccgggtgcggtggctcaagcctgtaatcccagcactttgggaggctgaggcgggcggatcacttgaggtcaggagttcgagaccagcctgacatggtgaaaccccgtctctactaaaaatacaaatatcagctgggcatggtggcgcatgactgtaattccagctgctcgggaggctgaggtagaagaatcacttgaacccgggaggtggaggttgtagtgagccgagatcgtgccattgcgctccagcttgggcgacaagagcgaaactccgtctccaaaaagaaaaacaaaaaacagtggtcTCAAAGTGTAGTCTGAGGACGTCTGTGGGGTCTGAGACACTTTCAGGGGGTCCgggaaataaaaactattttcataaaacCAAGACGTCATTTACAACTTTTCCACTCATTCTCTTACCAGTGTACAGTGAAGTTTTCCCGTGACGGCCTGAGGTGTGATATAGGAAAAGATTAAATACAGAAGCAGATTTGAATCTAGCTTTTATTAAGCCAGAAATTAAAGAGAGCTGCAAAAATGTAATACATTGCTGCTCCTTACtgttcagaaaatatatttttcataaagtaTTAGTTGTAACATGTAATGAGTTAGTTTACTTTTAAATCAATATATATTcttaagttttattttccaaaaagctAAATATAGATAGCAAAAACCCACAAAAGCAAAAGCTCTCTGGAGTCCTGAACTCCAAAAGTGTAAAGTGGCCCCAAGGCCAAAAAGCATGAGAACCGCTGCTGAAAAGTTTTTGCTCCTCCTCCAAATAACTGGGCAGAGGATATCTAACCCACTCCTCTGGCTTGAGACCTTCATCTAAATCTGGATGCCAGGAAAGCATCTCAATTTAGTTCCATGGGAAGAGTTTGAGATCTTGCATCAACTCAGCCTCTAATTTTCGCGAAGCAAATTTCCtgtcttctctgagcctcagtttattttACAAACGTGAAAGCAGGAGTTTTGGAACATAGGAAGTACAAAATCTTTTCCAGCTGACATTCTACGATTATTCTTGTTCCTATCTTTGCCTGGACTCATTAACTTATGTTTAATTCCATGAGAGAATTCTGATAAAACCAGCCCCTTTCTCGTCACTTTCCTGTAAACGGCGCGAGGTGAGGGATAAATATCAGGAAAAATCCTGATGGGAAGAGCGGCTGGTGACAGGGAAACTTAAAAGCAACTATCCCGATCAGCCCTCCTAGTCTCCCTAGCCCACCCAGTACCTGCCAGAGACGCCGGCACACAGCCCCGAACGCTGTCCGCGCCGCCATCTTGCCGGTCCCGACCTCTCAGGATTGCTTCCGGGGTTACAGCGGCGCCCTCAGACCATAGAGTTCCGCAAAAGAAGAGAGTACATCCTTATGTTCCGACGGTGGAACAACCATAGAGACACAATCCTGTGCTTTTTGGGGGCGGGACAGTTGGCTGGCCGAGGCTGGTTTTGCTCCGGCCAGTGTCCGGATAGTTACCAAGCCCTATTAACGTTTTCATCTTTAAAttgttgtgtgtgtatacacacacacatttatttatttacttattttttccttttagagactgggtctcactcggctgcccaggctggagtgcagtggcacagtcatagctcactgcagcctcaaactcctggctcaagtgatcctcctgcctcagcctcccaagtagctggactacaagtgcgtgccaccacagccgactgattttttgttttttaaaattttcttgtagagacagggtctcgttataTTGCCCTCGTTATTTtgtgggctggtcttgaactcctgtcctcaagtgatcctctggccttggcctcccaaaggactgagattacaggcatgagccacaaagcCCAGACTGAAACTAATGTATTGACACCATTTACTTCAGTACTGGAATAATGGGtggtttattttcctatttttgcatttttcaattttttttgcatttttcaaaattttaacaaaatctatatttaacaagaaaaagaaaagtcagccaCTACCATTGGGTCCAGTTGCCACTCAGTTACTTTATTGCAACGGCTTTCTAATTATGGTTCTtaatcctttcttccttccccacaCCAATTGGAATTCCTGTGCTCCAACCATTTTGTATACCGCTGTCCTACTGATCTTTCTAAATTATTCATTTCCTTATGTTACTCTAGTATTTAGGAATTTATAATGGCTAGCTTCACTTACAACAACAAGCCAAAGTGTTTTGTGTAGTTATTAATGTCCACCATAATTTTTTCCAAGTAAAAAGATGTATAACTGGGATTTGCTATAATAAAAACttcttcaggctgggcgcagtggctcacacctgtaatcccagcactttgggaggctgaggtgggcggatcatctgaggtcaggagtttgagaccagcctggccaacatggtgaaaccccatctctactaaaaatacaaaaaattagtgaggtgtCATCgtcgtgtgcctgtagtcccagctactcaggaagctgaggcacgagaattgcttgaacctgggaagtggaggttgcagtgagccaagatcgtgccactgcactccagcctgggagacacaatgagactgtcttaaaaaaaaaaaaaaaagaaaaaagaaaagaccaggtgcagtggctcggctcacacctgtaattccagcactcagcactttgggaggccaaggcgggtggatcacctgacgtcaggagttcaagatcagcctggccaacatggcaaaaccctgtctctactaaaaatacaaaaattagtcaggcgtggtggtgtgcacctgtaatcccagctatttgggaggctgaggcaggagaatgtcttgaacccgggaggcagagagtgcagtgagccgagattgagattgcaccactgcactccagtctggggaacagagcgagactctgtctccaagaaaaagCTTCTTCCATTTGtgcaaatctttaaaaatttatttttatttttccttttattttctcctcatctTAAAGTCTGCTTCTATAATactatattgtctttttttttttttttttgtgagacagtgtctcactctattgcccaggctggagagcactggcttgatcatagcccactgcagcctcaaactcctggggctaagtgatcctcacaccacagcctctggagtatctagaactacaggtgtttgcgaccattttttattttatttttattgttttgtagagacagagacttgctatgttgcccaggctggtctcaaactcctggcttccagcagtcctctcaccttggcctcccaaagtgctggttttacaggtatgagccactgcacttggcccattTGTGCACATTTCTAAGCTTTATTTCCCCAAAGTGCTTTCACATATGCATTTTAGCCTAATGGAAAACTCTAGCCTTATAATCAGATCTGGTTTCTAATCCCAGGCTTACCAGTTAGTTGAGtggctttgagcaagttacttccctaccctgagcctcagtttgctcatatgtcaaaaaaaaccaaaaaacaaaaaacaaaagataacagTAGTTCCTGCTTCCAATAGTTGCTTGGGAATTCAATGCAATACCAATGTATGGTGTTTAGTACAATACTGCCATGTAATGATACACTATAGATGTCATCCACTATTTGTGACATTAAGTTTCTACCTCACCTGCCTCACAAGGTTGTtgagaagattaaaaataaaaagatcaagtTTATGAGAATATTTTATAGCATCCAATAAAGAACTGTAcaaatataaagtttttttttctccccacaaATAGTTATTACTACCCTATTTTGCAGGCAAGAGAACCAAAGAAGAGATAGAATGATTCGCCCAACATCACACCTATCTAGGAGATAGAAAAGGTCTAGGAGCAGAAACCAGTTTCCCTGCCCCTCAGGCTGGCCTCTGTTTACTAGAATTCAGTCCGTGTTGAGGTGTGGCAGAGATTCCAGTGTGGCCTTGCACCAGAGTATGGAAACAGCACACTTCACCTGTGTgcacttcttatttatttatttttgagacggagtttcactcttgttgcccagcctggagtgcaatggcatgatcccggctcactgcaacctccgcctcctgggttcaagtgattctcctacctcagcctcctgagtagctgggattacaggcatgcgccaccacgcccagctaatttttgtatttttagtagagacggggtttctccatgttgaccaggctggtctcaatctcttgacctcctgatccgcccacctcagcctcccaaagtgctgggattacaggctggagccatcacacccggcctcaCCTGTGTGCACTCTGCTGGACTCGGTGATGCCCCATGTTGGCAGGCTGCCCAGTGCCCTTCTCAGAATCAGTCTCTCTGAATTGTGACACTTAAGGGGATTTCCCTCAGCTAATGGGGTTTTCCAACAGCCTCCCCACTCCCAACTCTGTTGCTGCTTCCAAAGTTTGCATCGGTCTGTCCAAATGGCACTTCCGTGAGGCCTTTCAGCCTGCCTCTGTCCCCTTTGAGTAGCCTCAGCTGGGTGAGTGTTCTGCAACTATAGTGCTTGCAAACAACTTTCACCTAAGTTACCTACTCTGATCCACACCAGAAGACATggattttatcctcattttatagatgaggaaaccaaggtgaAATGACTCACTCAAGGTCATATGGTAAGTTAGTTACAGCTAAACCAATAACCATCTTAAAAGCAGTGCCTTTTCTACCTCTGCAGTGGGCTGGTGCTGATTCTATGATGAGGTTCAGTTCTATTTAAATCTCTTGGATAAtaggactagaaatacccaccACCCTAGCACCACTCCAAAAGAAATAGGGGCTTATTTTTAAAGACCCGTGTGGTCTGGACAGCTCCTGGAACTGGAAAGGTATGCTTTAAACAGTCTTAGGGACTGGATACCctcttcactcctgaggccaaatgtgttctttttaatgatggccTTTCGCTGCTTACCAATAGTTTCTGCTTCCTCAGGACTCTGCGTGGCCACTGCTCTCTGCTTTTGGCTCATCAGATTTCTCCATTCATACTCTCAAATGTGGGAATTTGATTTGGTCCTCTCATCTTCCTGGGCTGAGCCAAATGTGTCACCAAATGGCCTAGGGGCCTAATGGTTTGGGGTCAAGTGCCGACTTGCTAGGGCCTAGGTAGAACTCATTGTAAGGGGCAACATCAGGTTTTGCCAAGAGTAGGGCTGTGAACAGTGCTCTTTGGCATGAGGTGTGGGCAGGGACAGCGTTCTGAAGCATGGCCTATCTGTTAAGGGTCTCTTTCCTACAGCCTAAACTTCCAGACACCCAACCTCATGTAGAGGAGCAGGAGTCCAGTGATTCTAGATAGTTGATGCAAGTAAACTTTGCTTTATgtccagaaaaaataaacatagatacatcaaatattttacagttaatCATTTTTTGATTGTGCCAGTTGTTCTGTTTTTAAAGACAGTCCTTTCCAAAAGATCCTCTCTTACATAAAGGAAGTAATCAGCTCTTTGGctccttttttatatttatttttattattattgttttttggagacacagtttcactcttgttgcccaggctggagtgcaatggcgtgatcttggttcactgcaacctctgccttctgggtccaagggattctcctgcctcagcctcccgagtagctgggattacaggaatgcgccattatgcctggctaattttttgtatttttggtagagacagggtttctccatattggtcaggctggtctcgaactcctgacctcaggtgatctacctgcctcagcctcctgaagtgctggaattacaggagtgagccaccacgactggccctTTGGCTCCTTTACACAGGGATATCTACAATTCAAAGATCACTTATGGTTCTCTTAGGAATATAttattcaatttcttaaaacGTCTTCCTAATTATGCTTTGCTGTGTCAACATGAACTCTCATCCACATTCCTAGAGCACATCTCAGCTCGCTAGCGGTGGCTGAGGATGGTAGATAGGGAGTAAATGGAATTCAGGAtttacacacacattctctctctgccAAACACACACATGGATGAGCATACCTGGAGGACTGGCGAGTTAACTCATTGAACAAATGGTTGCTGAGCACCTGCTATAAATTGCTGTGTACATGTGGGTGATGGTGAGAGGATTCCGAATATTGATAGGGCTCTTCTCAATGCTGGAATTGAATCTGTTCCAAGGCCCCCATATGTCTTTCTAGGTATTAAATTCCTTGGCAGGAAGGAATCATGTGCAGCCATCTTTATACACTCTCCTCCCCCATGTATAATACAGTATGGAATAATAGTGGCTCATGAGGATTGACTGActgaataaaagtagaaaaaaatcttcCAATTAGGCCTCCAGAAGTAGACCTTAAATTTACAGCACTGGCTAAGTCACACAGTTTCTAGAGGAATAGCTATTTTATTTGGTATAGGTTGTCTAAAGTAAACAGCTAAAATTAAagtcaaaaaccaaaaaaggccaggcgcagtggctcacgcctgtaatcccagcactttgggaggccgaggtgggtggatcatgaggtcaggagatccaggccatcttggctaacacggtgaaacccatctctactaaaaatacaaaaaaaaaaaaaaaaaaaaaaattagcctggcgtggtggcacttgcctgtagtcccagctacttgggaggctgaggcaggagaatcccttgaactcgggaggtggaggttgcagtgagcccaaatcgcgccactgcactccagcctgagcgacagactccatctcaaaaacaaaaaaaaatccaaaagaggctgggtgcggtggctcgtgcctgtaatcctagcacttcaggaggccaaggcagaaggattgcttgaagccaggagatcaacatctgcctggccaacatagtgagaccctgtctctattagtttaaaaacaacaaccccccttccccccctcccccaccctccaaaAGAATCTAGATCAAGGTCTTGAATAGGCATTCCCCACttaaagcaaatttatttttgtaaaattctgTAAACTTCTATATGAAATCCAGAATTTCAAAGTTCTTCTATAGTTTTCTGTTGACCATGAAAAAGTAAACATacatcacgcctgtaatcccagcactttgggaggccgaggcgggtggatcacgaggtcaggagatcgagaccatcctggctaacaaggcgaaaccc is a genomic window of Pongo pygmaeus isolate AG05252 chromosome 5, NHGRI_mPonPyg2-v2.0_pri, whole genome shotgun sequence containing:
- the MRPS10 gene encoding small ribosomal subunit protein uS10m isoform X1; the encoded protein is MAARTAFGAVCRRLWQGLGNFSVNTSKGNTAKNGGFLLSTNMKWVQFSNLHVDVPKDLTKPVITISDEPDILYKRLSVLVKGHDKAVLDSYEYFAVLAAKELGISIKVHEPPRKIERFTLLQSVHIYKKHRVQYEMRTLYRCLELKHLTGSTADVYLEYIQRNLPEGVAMEVTKTQLEQLPEHIKEPIWETLSEEKEESKS
- the MRPS10 gene encoding small ribosomal subunit protein uS10m isoform X2 encodes the protein MAARTAFGAVCRRLWQGLGNFSVNTSKGNTAKNGGFLLTNMKWVQFSNLHVDVPKDLTKPVITISDEPDILYKRLSVLVKGHDKAVLDSYEYFAVLAAKELGISIKVHEPPRKIERFTLLQSVHIYKKHRVQYEMRTLYRCLELKHLTGSTADVYLEYIQRNLPEGVAMEVTKTQLEQLPEHIKEPIWETLSEEKEESKS